In one window of Pseudomonas chlororaphis subsp. chlororaphis DNA:
- a CDS encoding nucleobase:cation symporter-2 family protein, protein MKTPSVSPQRPEDENLGLGANMAYGLQHVLTMYGGIVAVPLIVGQAAGLAPADIGLLIAASLFAGGLATLLQTLGLPFFGCQLPLVQGVSFSGVATMVAIVSSGGEGGFQSILGAVIAASLIGLLITPVFSRITKFFPPLVTGIVITTIGLTLMPVAARWAMGGNSHAENFGSMANIGLAAITLVLVLLLSKIGSATISRLSILLAMVVGTIIAVFLGMADFSMVTQGPMFGFPTPFHFGMPTFHFAAILSMCIVVMVTLVETSADILAVGEIIDTKVDSKRLGNGLRADMLSSMIAPIFGSFTQSAFAQNVGLVAVTGIKSRYVVATGGVFLVILGLLPFMGRVIAAVPTSVLGGAGIVLFGTVAASGIRTLSKVDYRNNVNLIIVATSIGFGMIPIAAPNFYDHFPSWFATIFHSGISSSAIMAIVLNLTFNHFTLGNSDQQSVFAVASERTLRYQDLAALREGDYFSGGKLHDAEGNEIPVVDTSHGEHAPAAHQASSHASSAVETSKV, encoded by the coding sequence ATGAAAACGCCCTCTGTTTCACCGCAACGGCCTGAAGATGAAAACCTGGGTCTTGGCGCGAATATGGCTTACGGCCTGCAACATGTCCTGACCATGTACGGCGGTATCGTTGCGGTGCCTTTGATCGTTGGCCAGGCCGCCGGCCTGGCGCCGGCGGACATCGGTCTGCTGATCGCGGCGTCGTTGTTCGCCGGCGGTCTGGCAACTCTCCTGCAAACCCTCGGCCTGCCGTTTTTCGGCTGTCAGCTGCCGCTGGTCCAGGGCGTGTCCTTCTCGGGCGTGGCGACCATGGTGGCGATTGTCAGCAGCGGTGGCGAAGGGGGCTTCCAGTCGATTCTCGGGGCGGTGATCGCCGCCTCGTTGATCGGTCTGCTGATCACTCCGGTGTTTTCACGCATCACCAAGTTCTTTCCACCGCTGGTCACGGGCATCGTGATCACCACCATCGGCCTGACCCTGATGCCAGTGGCGGCGCGCTGGGCCATGGGTGGCAACAGCCATGCGGAAAACTTCGGCAGCATGGCCAATATCGGCCTGGCGGCGATCACCCTGGTGTTGGTGTTGCTGCTGAGCAAGATCGGTAGCGCGACCATCTCCCGGCTGTCGATCCTGCTGGCCATGGTGGTGGGCACGATCATCGCGGTGTTCCTGGGCATGGCCGATTTCTCCATGGTCACCCAGGGGCCGATGTTCGGCTTCCCGACGCCGTTTCATTTCGGCATGCCGACTTTCCATTTCGCCGCCATCTTGTCGATGTGCATCGTGGTCATGGTGACCCTGGTGGAAACCTCGGCCGACATCCTCGCGGTGGGTGAGATCATCGACACCAAGGTCGACTCCAAGCGTCTGGGCAATGGCCTGCGCGCCGACATGCTGTCGAGCATGATCGCGCCGATCTTCGGTTCCTTCACCCAGAGCGCCTTCGCCCAGAACGTCGGGCTGGTGGCGGTGACCGGGATCAAGAGCCGTTATGTGGTGGCTACCGGCGGGGTGTTCCTGGTGATCCTCGGCCTGCTGCCGTTCATGGGGCGGGTGATTGCCGCCGTACCGACTTCGGTGCTCGGCGGGGCCGGTATCGTGCTGTTCGGCACCGTGGCGGCCAGCGGTATCCGGACCCTGTCCAAGGTCGACTACCGTAACAACGTCAACCTGATCATCGTTGCCACCTCGATCGGCTTCGGCATGATTCCCATCGCCGCGCCGAACTTCTACGACCATTTCCCAAGCTGGTTCGCCACCATCTTCCATTCCGGCATCAGCTCCTCGGCGATCATGGCCATTGTGCTGAACCTCACCTTCAACCACTTCACCCTGGGCAACTCGGACCAGCAATCGGTGTTTGCCGTGGCGTCCGAGCGTACCCTGCGCTACCAGGACCTGGCAGCGTTGCGTGAGGGCGATTATTTCAGCGGCGGCAAGCTGCACGATGCCGAGGGCAACGAGATTCCGGTGGTGGATACGTCCCATGGCGAGCATGCTCCGGCTGCTCATCAGGCGTCGTCCCATGCCTCGAGCGCGGTCGAAACCAGCAAGGTCTAG
- a CDS encoding MFS transporter yields MNKTLLAALILGISIVGLSIGSTVPVIALRLYQAGASNTQIGIMSALPAAGMMLSAFLVNGLCQRLSRRQIYLLCFSLCALSIGALELPGISLTGLGLSRIVMGFGAGLIIILGETWVNEMAADAVRGRVIAVYTTCFTVFQMIGPGLVALLGTEGPAVIATVSTGYLLAIAVIWLTLPRQRPVAGHATNKSFSVLGFIRVAPALCVGILFFAFFDTVILSLFPVYAATHGYAIKLAALMVSIILLGDAAFQFPLGWLSDKAGRAAIYLGCGVVSLVIGLGLPLLMNYPALLWPSLVILGAAAGGVYTLAIILIGQEFSGPDLVTANASAGLLWGIGSLLGPLLSGAAMSGGAHGLPLTLSAAAAVVVLFALALVRQGLPERVAE; encoded by the coding sequence ATGAATAAAACCCTGTTGGCCGCGCTGATCCTCGGCATCTCGATTGTCGGCCTGAGCATCGGCTCCACCGTACCGGTCATTGCCTTGCGCCTATATCAGGCCGGCGCCTCGAACACCCAGATCGGCATCATGTCGGCCCTTCCCGCCGCCGGCATGATGCTGTCGGCGTTCCTGGTGAACGGGCTATGCCAGAGACTCAGCCGCCGGCAGATCTACCTGCTGTGTTTCAGCCTGTGCGCCCTCAGCATCGGCGCCCTGGAGCTCCCCGGGATCAGCCTGACCGGCCTGGGGCTGTCGCGGATCGTCATGGGCTTCGGCGCCGGGCTGATCATCATCCTGGGAGAAACCTGGGTCAACGAGATGGCCGCGGACGCCGTGCGCGGCCGAGTGATCGCGGTCTACACCACCTGTTTCACCGTGTTCCAGATGATCGGCCCCGGCCTGGTGGCCCTGCTCGGCACCGAGGGGCCGGCGGTGATCGCCACGGTCAGCACCGGTTACCTGCTGGCCATTGCGGTGATCTGGCTGACCCTGCCACGCCAGCGCCCCGTTGCCGGACACGCCACAAACAAAAGCTTCTCGGTGCTGGGCTTTATCCGGGTGGCGCCGGCACTGTGCGTGGGCATCCTGTTCTTCGCCTTCTTCGATACGGTGATTCTCTCGCTGTTTCCGGTCTACGCCGCGACCCACGGCTACGCCATCAAGCTCGCGGCGCTGATGGTCAGCATCATTCTGCTGGGGGATGCGGCGTTCCAGTTTCCTCTGGGCTGGCTGTCGGACAAGGCCGGACGCGCCGCCATCTACCTGGGCTGCGGCGTGGTGTCGTTGGTGATCGGCCTGGGGCTGCCACTGTTGATGAACTACCCGGCGCTGCTCTGGCCGAGCCTGGTGATACTCGGCGCGGCGGCCGGCGGGGTGTACACCCTGGCGATCATCCTGATCGGCCAGGAGTTCAGCGGCCCCGACCTGGTCACGGCCAACGCCAGCGCGGGCTTGTTGTGGGGGATCGGCAGCCTGCTGGGGCCGCTGCTCAGCGGTGCAGCCATGAGCGGTGGCGCCCACGGCCTGCCCTTGACGCTGTCGGCGGCAGCCGCCGTGGTGGTGCTGTTCGCCTTGGCGCTGGTCCGGCAAGGGCTGCCGGAGCGGGTCGCGGAGTAG
- a CDS encoding amino acid aminotransferase, with translation MSLFSAVEMAPRDPILGLNEAFNADTRTNKVNLGVGVYCNEEGRIPLLRAVVEAETIRAAQHASRGYLPIDGIAAYDQAVQKLLFGNDSPLLAAGRVVTTQAVGGTGALKIGADFLKQLLPDAVVAISDPSWENHRALFETAGFPVQNYRYYDAATHDVNRVGLLEDLNALPAQSIVVLHACCHNPTGVDLSPEDWKNVLQVIKAKNLVPFLDMAYQGFGDGIAEDAAAVRLFAESGLTFFVSSSFSKSFSLYGERVGALSIVSESKEESARVLSQVKRVIRTNYSNPPTHGASIVAAVLNSPELRAQWEAELAEMRLRIRGMRLQMVDLLAKGAPQRDFSFVARQRGMFSYSGLTVEQVTRLRNEFGIYALDTGRICVAALNQNNIDVVTKAIIQVI, from the coding sequence ATGAGCCTGTTCTCCGCTGTCGAAATGGCACCACGCGATCCTATCCTGGGCCTCAACGAAGCATTCAACGCCGATACCCGTACCAACAAGGTCAACCTGGGGGTCGGTGTTTACTGCAACGAGGAGGGGCGAATTCCACTCCTGCGCGCCGTTGTCGAAGCCGAGACGATCCGCGCCGCTCAACATGCCTCCCGTGGCTACCTGCCAATCGACGGTATCGCCGCCTACGACCAGGCCGTGCAGAAGCTGCTGTTCGGCAACGACTCGCCGCTGCTGGCCGCCGGTCGCGTGGTCACCACCCAGGCCGTCGGCGGTACCGGCGCGCTGAAGATCGGCGCCGACTTCCTCAAGCAGCTGCTGCCTGACGCGGTCGTGGCCATCAGCGACCCAAGCTGGGAGAACCACCGCGCGCTGTTCGAAACCGCCGGTTTCCCGGTGCAGAACTACCGCTACTACGACGCCGCCACCCACGACGTGAACCGCGTCGGCCTGCTGGAAGACCTGAATGCCCTGCCAGCCCAGTCGATCGTGGTCCTGCACGCCTGCTGCCACAACCCGACCGGCGTCGACCTGAGCCCGGAAGACTGGAAAAACGTGCTGCAGGTGATCAAGGCGAAAAACCTGGTGCCGTTCCTCGACATGGCCTACCAGGGCTTCGGTGACGGCATCGCCGAAGACGCCGCCGCCGTGCGCCTGTTCGCCGAGTCGGGCCTGACCTTCTTCGTCTCCAGCTCGTTCTCCAAGTCGTTCTCGCTGTACGGCGAGCGCGTTGGCGCCCTGTCGATCGTCAGCGAATCGAAAGAAGAAAGCGCGCGCGTGCTGTCGCAGGTCAAGCGCGTGATCCGCACCAACTACTCCAACCCGCCGACCCACGGTGCAAGCATCGTCGCCGCCGTGCTCAACAGCCCGGAACTGCGCGCCCAGTGGGAAGCCGAACTGGCCGAAATGCGCCTGCGGATCCGCGGCATGCGCCTGCAGATGGTCGACCTGCTGGCCAAGGGCGCGCCACAGCGCGACTTCAGCTTCGTGGCCCGCCAGCGCGGCATGTTCTCCTACTCCGGCCTGACCGTCGAACAAGTGACGCGCCTGCGCAACGAGTTCGGCATCTACGCCCTGGACACCGGCCGCATCTGCGTGGCCGCGCTGAACCAGAACAACATCGACGTCGTGACCAAGGCCATCATCCAGGTGATCTGA
- the uvrB gene encoding excinuclease ABC subunit UvrB gives MSEFQLVTRFQPAGDQPEAIRLMVEGIEAGLAHQTLLGVTGSGKTFSIANVIAQVQRPTLVLAPNKTLAAQLYGEFKAFFPNNAVEYFVSYYDYYQPEAYVPSSDTFIEKDASINDHIEQMRLSATKALLERKDAIIVTTVSCIYGLGSPETYLKMVLHVDRGDKLDQRALLRRLADLQYTRNDMDFARATFRVRGDVIDIYPAESDLEAIRIELFDDEVESISAFDPLTGEVIRKLPRFTFYPKSHYVTPRETLLDAIEGIKVELQERLEYLRSNNKLVEAQRLEQRTRFDLEMILELGYCNGIENYSRYLSGRPAGAAPPTLYDYLPADALLVIDESHVSVPQVGAMYKGDRSRKETLVEYGFRLPSALDNRPMRFDEWEGVSPQTIFVSATPGNYEAEHAGRVVEQVVRPTGLVDPQVEVRPALTQVDDLLSEITKRVAVEERVLVTTLTKRMAEDLTDYLADHGVRVRYLHSDIDTVERVEIIRDLRLGTFDVLVGINLLREGLDMPEVSLVAILDADKEGFLRSERSLIQTIGRAARNLNGRAILYADRITGSMERAIGETERRRDKQIAFNLANGITPKGVFKDVADIMEGATVPGSRSKKRKGMAKAAEENARYENELRSPSEITKRIRQLEEKMYQLARDLEFEAAAQMRDEIGKLRERLLTV, from the coding sequence ATGTCTGAATTCCAGCTAGTCACCCGCTTCCAGCCCGCCGGCGACCAGCCGGAGGCCATCCGGCTGATGGTCGAGGGCATCGAGGCCGGGCTGGCGCACCAGACGCTGCTCGGTGTGACCGGCTCGGGCAAGACCTTCAGCATCGCCAACGTGATCGCCCAGGTACAGCGTCCGACCCTGGTGCTGGCGCCGAACAAGACCCTGGCCGCGCAGTTGTACGGCGAGTTCAAGGCGTTCTTCCCGAACAACGCGGTGGAGTACTTCGTTTCCTACTACGACTACTACCAGCCGGAAGCCTATGTACCTTCGTCCGACACCTTTATCGAGAAAGATGCCTCGATCAACGACCATATCGAGCAGATGCGCCTGTCGGCGACCAAGGCGCTGCTGGAGCGCAAGGACGCCATCATCGTCACCACGGTGTCGTGCATCTACGGCCTGGGCAGCCCGGAAACCTATCTGAAGATGGTGTTGCACGTCGATCGCGGCGACAAGCTCGACCAGCGCGCCTTGCTGCGCCGCCTGGCCGACCTGCAGTACACCCGTAATGACATGGATTTTGCCCGCGCCACCTTCCGGGTGCGCGGCGATGTGATCGATATCTACCCGGCGGAATCCGACCTGGAAGCAATCCGCATCGAGCTGTTCGATGACGAGGTGGAAAGCATCTCCGCTTTCGACCCGCTGACCGGCGAAGTGATCCGCAAGCTGCCGCGTTTCACCTTCTATCCCAAGAGCCACTACGTGACGCCGCGGGAAACCCTGCTGGATGCCATCGAGGGGATCAAGGTCGAGTTGCAGGAACGCCTGGAGTACCTGCGCAGCAACAACAAGTTGGTGGAAGCCCAGCGCCTGGAGCAGCGCACCCGTTTCGACCTGGAGATGATCCTCGAGCTGGGTTACTGCAACGGCATCGAAAACTACTCGCGCTACCTGTCCGGGCGGCCTGCCGGGGCGGCGCCGCCGACCCTGTATGACTATTTGCCGGCGGACGCCTTGCTGGTGATCGACGAGTCCCACGTCAGCGTGCCGCAGGTCGGCGCCATGTACAAAGGCGACCGCTCCCGCAAGGAAACCCTGGTGGAGTACGGTTTCCGCCTGCCCTCGGCATTGGACAACCGGCCGATGCGCTTCGACGAGTGGGAAGGGGTCAGCCCGCAGACCATCTTCGTCTCGGCCACGCCGGGCAACTATGAAGCCGAGCATGCCGGCCGGGTGGTCGAGCAGGTGGTGCGCCCGACCGGCCTGGTCGACCCGCAGGTGGAAGTACGTCCGGCGCTGACCCAGGTCGATGACCTGCTGTCGGAAATCACCAAGCGCGTGGCCGTGGAAGAGCGGGTCCTGGTGACCACCCTGACCAAGCGCATGGCTGAGGACCTGACCGATTACCTCGCCGATCACGGTGTGCGGGTGCGTTATCTGCACTCGGACATCGACACCGTGGAGCGGGTCGAGATCATCCGCGATCTGCGCCTGGGCACTTTCGATGTGCTGGTGGGGATCAACCTGCTGCGCGAAGGCCTGGACATGCCGGAAGTGTCGCTGGTGGCGATTCTCGATGCGGACAAGGAAGGTTTCCTGCGCTCCGAGCGCTCGCTGATCCAGACCATCGGCCGTGCCGCGCGTAACCTCAACGGCCGGGCGATTCTCTACGCCGACCGCATCACCGGCTCCATGGAGCGGGCGATCGGCGAGACCGAGCGCCGTCGCGACAAGCAGATCGCCTTCAACCTGGCCAATGGCATCACCCCCAAAGGCGTGTTCAAGGACGTCGCCGACATCATGGAAGGCGCCACCGTGCCCGGTTCGCGCAGCAAGAAGCGCAAAGGCATGGCCAAGGCCGCCGAGGAAAACGCCCGCTACGAAAACGAACTGCGCTCGCCCAGCGAGATCACCAAGCGCATTCGCCAGCTCGAAGAGAAGATGTACCAGTTGGCCCGCGATCTGGAGTTCGAAGCTGCGGCGCAGATGCGCGACGAAATCGGCAAGCTGCGCGAGCGTTTGCTGACGGTTTGA
- a CDS encoding MDR family MFS transporter produces MMSVMLGAFMAVLDIQITNASLKDIQGALSATLEEGSWISTSYLVAEIIMIPLTAWLVQLLSARRLAVWVSAGFLIASLLCSMAWSLESMIVFRALQGFTGGALIPLAFTLTLIKLPEHHRAKGMAMFAMTATFAPSIGPTLGGWLTEHWGWEYIFYINIPPGLIMIAGLLYGLEKKEAHWELLKSTDYAGILTLGVGLGCLQVFLEEGHRKDWLESNLIVNLGSIALLSLITFVIVQVSKPNPLINLGILRNRNFGLSSISSLGMGVGLYGSIYLLPLYLAQIQNYNALQIGEVIMWMGVPQLFLIPLVPKLMQFISPKWLCTLGFGLFGLASFSSGVLNPDFAGPQFNQIQIIRALGQPLIMVTISLIATAYILPQDAGSASSLFNILRNLGGAIGIALLATLLDARTKTYFDYLRESIAPSNPQVAERLATLAEKFGSDTAALGKLSEITHQQALIMAYNDAFHFVGIALGVSMLAILLTKALPAGIKAGEAH; encoded by the coding sequence GTGATGAGCGTGATGCTCGGCGCCTTCATGGCGGTGCTGGACATCCAGATCACCAACGCCTCGCTCAAGGACATCCAGGGCGCGCTGTCGGCGACCCTCGAAGAAGGCTCGTGGATCTCCACTTCCTACCTGGTGGCGGAGATCATCATGATTCCCCTCACCGCCTGGCTGGTGCAGCTGCTGTCGGCGCGGCGCCTGGCGGTCTGGGTCTCGGCGGGATTCCTGATCGCCTCCCTGCTCTGCTCCATGGCCTGGAGCCTGGAAAGCATGATCGTGTTCCGCGCCCTGCAGGGCTTTACCGGCGGCGCGCTGATCCCGCTGGCGTTCACCCTGACCCTGATCAAGCTCCCCGAGCACCATCGCGCCAAGGGCATGGCCATGTTCGCCATGACCGCCACCTTCGCCCCGTCCATCGGCCCGACCCTGGGTGGCTGGCTCACGGAGCACTGGGGCTGGGAATACATCTTCTATATCAACATCCCGCCCGGCCTGATCATGATCGCCGGCCTGCTCTATGGCCTGGAGAAGAAGGAAGCCCATTGGGAGCTGCTGAAAAGCACCGACTACGCCGGCATTCTCACCCTGGGTGTCGGGCTCGGTTGCCTGCAGGTGTTTCTCGAGGAAGGTCACCGCAAGGATTGGCTGGAATCGAACCTGATCGTCAACCTGGGCAGCATCGCCCTGCTGAGCCTGATCACCTTTGTCATCGTCCAGGTGTCCAAACCCAACCCGCTGATCAACCTGGGCATCCTGCGCAACCGCAACTTCGGCCTGTCGAGCATTTCCAGCCTGGGCATGGGCGTCGGGCTGTACGGTTCCATCTATCTGTTGCCGCTGTACCTGGCGCAGATCCAGAACTACAACGCCTTGCAGATCGGCGAAGTGATCATGTGGATGGGGGTGCCGCAGCTGTTCCTGATTCCGCTGGTGCCGAAGCTGATGCAGTTCATCTCGCCCAAATGGCTGTGCACCCTGGGCTTTGGCCTGTTCGGCCTGGCGAGTTTTTCTTCGGGGGTGCTCAACCCGGACTTCGCCGGGCCGCAGTTCAACCAGATCCAGATCATCCGCGCCCTGGGGCAGCCGTTGATCATGGTCACCATTTCTTTGATCGCCACCGCTTACATCCTGCCGCAGGACGCCGGTTCGGCCTCCAGCCTGTTCAACATCCTGCGCAACTTAGGCGGCGCGATCGGCATCGCCCTGCTCGCGACCCTGCTGGATGCGCGGACCAAGACTTACTTCGACTACCTGCGCGAATCCATAGCGCCGAGCAACCCGCAAGTGGCCGAACGCCTGGCGACCCTGGCCGAGAAGTTCGGCAGCGATACCGCCGCCCTCGGCAAACTCAGCGAAATCACCCACCAGCAGGCGCTGATCATGGCCTACAACGACGCCTTCCATTTTGTCGGGATCGCCCTGGGCGTCAGCATGCTGGCGATTCTGCTGACCAAGGCGTTGCCGGCCGGGATCAAGGCCGGGGAAGCACACTGA
- a CDS encoding HlyD family secretion protein, translated as MPVQLKRRLFIFLFLVLLIALGFLAQWFFHGRFYESTDNAYVQGEITRVSSQLGARIDEVLVQDNQHVEKGQLLIRLEGDDFHLAVDRANATLATREAERLQAQSRLTQQASLIAAGEAQVASSQASLGRSQIDLSRAQTLRKPGYVSEERVTTLSADNHIARSQVAKAQADLQGQRQQVNALSAEIKRLDAQIANARTDLAQAELNLTRSDIHAPISGLIGQRAARNGQYVQAGAYLLSIVPDQDIWVQANFKETQIGHMQPGQKAELLFDAYGDTPIEARVDSLFAASGAQFSLLPPDNATGNFTKVVQRIPVKLTFAADNPLHGKIRPGMSVTVKVNIQPLNPAPSNDGR; from the coding sequence ATGCCAGTTCAACTCAAGCGTCGCCTGTTTATTTTCCTGTTCCTGGTCCTGCTGATTGCCCTGGGCTTTCTGGCGCAGTGGTTTTTCCATGGACGCTTTTATGAAAGCACCGATAACGCCTATGTCCAGGGTGAAATCACCCGCGTTTCCAGCCAGCTTGGCGCGCGTATCGACGAGGTGCTGGTGCAGGACAACCAGCACGTCGAAAAAGGCCAGCTGCTGATCAGGCTCGAAGGCGATGATTTCCACCTCGCCGTGGATCGCGCCAACGCCACCCTGGCCACCCGCGAGGCCGAACGCCTGCAAGCCCAGAGCAGACTCACGCAACAGGCCAGCCTGATCGCCGCCGGCGAAGCCCAGGTGGCTTCCAGCCAGGCCAGCCTCGGGCGCTCGCAGATCGACCTGTCCCGCGCGCAAACCCTGCGCAAGCCGGGTTATGTCTCCGAAGAGCGGGTCACCACCCTGTCCGCCGACAACCATATCGCCCGCTCGCAAGTGGCCAAGGCCCAGGCCGACCTGCAAGGCCAGCGCCAGCAGGTCAATGCCCTGAGTGCCGAGATCAAGCGCCTCGACGCGCAGATCGCCAATGCCCGCACCGACCTGGCCCAGGCCGAGCTGAACTTGACCCGCAGCGACATCCACGCCCCCATCAGCGGCCTGATCGGCCAGCGCGCGGCGCGTAACGGCCAGTACGTGCAGGCTGGCGCCTATCTGCTGTCGATCGTGCCGGACCAGGACATCTGGGTTCAGGCCAACTTCAAGGAAACCCAGATCGGCCATATGCAACCGGGGCAAAAGGCCGAGCTGCTGTTCGACGCCTACGGCGACACGCCGATCGAAGCCCGTGTCGACAGCCTGTTCGCCGCCTCGGGTGCGCAGTTCAGCCTGCTGCCGCCGGACAACGCCACCGGCAACTTCACCAAGGTGGTGCAGCGCATTCCGGTGAAACTGACCTTTGCCGCCGACAACCCGCTGCACGGCAAGATCCGCCCGGGCATGTCAGTCACTGTCAAAGTGAATATCCAGCCCCTGAACCCAGCCCCCTCGAACGATGGCCGGTGA
- the gltX gene encoding glutamate--tRNA ligase — protein sequence MTTVRTRIAPSPTGDPHVGTAYIALFNYCFAKQHGGEFILRIEDTDQLRSTRESEQQIFDALRWLGINWSEGPDVGGPHGPYRQSERSEIYQKYTQQLVDMGHAFPCFCTAEELDQMRAEQMARGETPRYDGRALLLSKEEVARRLAAGEPHVIRMKVPSEGVCVVPDMLRGDVEIPWDRMDMQVLMKTDGLPTYFLANVVDDHLMGITHVLRGEEWLPSAPKLILLYEYFGWEQPQLCYMPLLRNPDKSKLSKRKNPTSVTFYERMGFMPEAMLNYLGRMGWSMPDEREKFSLQEMVDNFDLSRVSLGGPIFDIEKLSWLNGQWLRDLPVEEFASRVQTWALNPEYLMKIAPHVQGRVETFSQIAPLAGFFFAGGVTPDAKLFESKKLSGDQVRQLMQLILWKLESLRQWEKDSITATIQAVVESLELKLRDAMPLMFAAITGQASSVSVLDAMEILGPDLTRFRLRQAIDLLGGVSKKENKEWEKLLGAIA from the coding sequence ATGACCACCGTCCGCACGCGCATCGCGCCATCGCCTACCGGGGATCCCCACGTAGGTACCGCTTACATCGCCTTGTTCAACTACTGCTTCGCCAAGCAGCATGGCGGTGAGTTCATCCTGCGCATCGAAGACACCGATCAACTGCGTTCGACCCGCGAGTCCGAGCAGCAGATTTTCGACGCCTTGCGCTGGTTGGGCATCAACTGGAGCGAAGGCCCGGACGTGGGTGGCCCGCACGGCCCTTACCGGCAGAGCGAACGTAGCGAGATCTACCAGAAGTACACCCAGCAGTTGGTCGACATGGGCCATGCCTTCCCGTGCTTCTGCACCGCCGAAGAACTGGACCAGATGCGCGCCGAGCAGATGGCCCGTGGCGAGACGCCGCGCTACGACGGCCGCGCGCTGCTGCTGTCCAAGGAAGAGGTCGCGCGTCGCCTGGCCGCTGGTGAACCGCATGTGATCCGCATGAAGGTGCCGAGCGAAGGCGTCTGCGTGGTGCCGGACATGCTGCGTGGCGATGTCGAGATCCCGTGGGATCGCATGGACATGCAGGTGCTGATGAAGACCGATGGCCTGCCGACCTACTTCCTGGCCAACGTGGTCGACGACCACCTGATGGGCATCACCCACGTATTGCGTGGCGAAGAATGGCTGCCTTCGGCGCCGAAACTGATTCTGCTCTACGAGTATTTCGGCTGGGAGCAGCCGCAGCTGTGCTACATGCCGCTGCTGCGTAACCCGGACAAGAGCAAGCTGTCCAAGCGCAAGAACCCGACCTCCGTGACCTTCTACGAGCGCATGGGCTTCATGCCGGAAGCCATGCTTAATTACCTGGGCCGCATGGGCTGGTCGATGCCGGACGAGCGCGAGAAGTTCTCGCTGCAGGAAATGGTCGACAACTTCGACCTGTCGCGGGTCTCCCTGGGTGGACCGATCTTCGATATCGAGAAGCTGTCCTGGCTCAATGGCCAGTGGTTGCGCGACCTGCCGGTGGAAGAGTTCGCCAGCCGCGTGCAGACCTGGGCGCTGAACCCCGAATACCTGATGAAGATCGCGCCGCACGTGCAAGGCCGGGTGGAAACCTTCAGCCAGATCGCGCCGTTGGCCGGGTTCTTCTTCGCCGGTGGCGTGACCCCGGATGCCAAGCTGTTCGAGTCGAAGAAGCTTTCGGGCGATCAGGTGCGGCAGTTGATGCAACTGATCCTGTGGAAGCTGGAAAGCCTGCGCCAGTGGGAAAAGGACAGCATCACCGCGACCATCCAGGCCGTGGTCGAATCCCTGGAGCTGAAGCTGCGTGATGCCATGCCGCTGATGTTCGCCGCGATCACCGGTCAGGCCAGCTCGGTCTCGGTGCTCGATGCCATGGAAATTCTGGGCCCGGACCTGACCCGTTTCCGCCTGCGCCAGGCCATCGACCTGCTGGGTGGCGTGTCGAAGAAAGAAAACAAAGAGTGGGAAAAGCTGCTGGGCGCGATCGCCTGA